The sequence TTTAAAAGAGTCAGTCTAGTTTCAGTATACATATTTTCCAAAGTCAAAGAAATACTACTGGTTGCCGGAATCATCTTTTTAGTATTTGTCTTACCCCAATATTTAATAATAGCAATATTTGCATAAGACTTTACTTTTACAGATTTTTCGGTCACTTTAGAACTTCCCTTCTTAAGATTATTCATTATGATTGCATTATCATTTTAATATAAAAATGAGAAAAAAGCGACCTTAAGCAAAAAGAAATTTCTTAACTCATTTACAAAAAAGCCTATCTGACTAAAAAATTCCCTAAGTCAGAATGTTCGTTTCTAACTTAGAGAACTGTAATTCTTTTTATCAATGCAGTAAAAATTTCTGCTCCGGTGTTTGCGATAAAACTGCCCTATCTTGCGGTTGGGACCAAATCGCATCAAAATCAATTTGATCAGCAAAACGGGAATTGAAATCCACAAATAATTTATCCTTATCTTTATCCCAACCACGCGCGATGGAATGAAAATAAGTATTATGAGCAAAAGCAGGGATGCTATATAAATCACGTGCATAAGCCCAAAGATTAGGATAATCCACAATACGATGCTTAATTGGCCCAAGATTGCGATAATAATGTGTATCAAAACGAGCTAGGGTCACAAAAAGACGAATATCACTATCTGTCACATAATCACCAAATAAGAAACGGTTGTTGGCTAAACACTCTTCAATAGTATCCAAAGTATTGTAAAAATCATCAAAAGCCTCATTATATGCTGCCAAAGATTGAGCAAACATCATGCGATAGGTGCCATTATTAACATTGAGAAAGAGAATATTATCATTGTAATCATCAATTTGCGCACGCAGCTCCTCAGGATACAAATCTGGTGCACCTGCCTTTTGAAAAGGTTTAAAAGCCACTTCAAAATAATTGGTTAAGCGATGATAATCATTATTAACGACCTTTTTACTTGTCACATCAACAAGAGCTGGAACTGTACAACGCCCCTGATAATCAGGATCTGCATTATAATAAAGCTCGCTTAAAAACTGAACACCTGTTACAGGATCTTTATGATCTTCATCATAGACAAATTCCCAGCCGTATTTCACATTTTCTTTAGAATGCCCAACCAAGTTGATGCTGATAGCGTCTTCCAATCCCAAAAGTTCTCTGACAATAGCAGCACGATTCGACCAGTGACAGCCCTTAGCCCAAAAAAGACGGTATTTTCCACTTTCGGCTTTTAGATCAGTTGCACCCTGTCCAAAAGGCTGAGTAAAATGATTCTTTTGCCGTTGAAAAGCTCCATTTTCATCAATTTCTACCTTAGTTTCAATGGGCCTCAATTTAGGTTTTATCATTTACGCCTCCTTTTTGCTAAGCAAAGCACGATTTTGTGCTTGTCGCCATTCATTTGTATCCGGTCCTTTAGGTAAGATTTGATGCGGATTGATGGTTGCACTGAGATGATAATGTTTCTTGATGTGATCAAAGTGTGTCGTTTCTTTAAAAGCGGGAATACTGTACAAATCACGCGCATAAGCCCAAAGATTAGGAAAATCAACCAAACGATTGCGATTAAGATTAAAACCATTATAATAAGCAACATCAAAACGAGCTAGGGTAACATACAAACGAATATCCGATTCCGTTAACTGATTTCCAAACAAATAACGCGATTGTCCTAAACGCTTTTCCAACCAATCCAGACGATTAAAGACAAGGTCAAAATTTTCTTCATAGGCTTCTTGGCTGGTCGCAAAACCCGCCTTGTAAACACCATTATTGATCTCATGAAAAATGATGTCATTCAAGTCATCAATTTGGCTTTGCAAAGCCTGAGGGTAGAGAAGGGGAGCATCTGGTTTATGAAAAGCTGTCCATTGCGTTTCCCAGTAACGGGTCAGATTGAAATAATCATTGTTAACCAATTGATCTGTTTTAAGATCTACAACAGCTGGTACTGTAAAACGCCCTTGATAAGTAGGATCCGTTTTTAAATAAATATCACTAAGATAATGAATTTTTAAAACAGGGTCTACCCCTTCTTCATCCAAGGTGAAAGCCCAATCCGTTCGCTCCACATCTGTCGGACGAATAGGATCTACAACACCAATACTAATAACATCGTCTAGACCCAATAATTTCAATACGATTAACTGGCGATGAGCCCATGGACAAGCATAAGATACCAATAGACGATAGCGATTTTTTTCAACAGGAAGTTGACCTTCTTTATCACCAAACGAAGTGGTGAACCGGTTTCTCTGACGAATAAAACGCCCACTCTTATCAACTTCCTTAGCAACAAATTCAGTCGGCATATCAGACATCACCTTCTTCCCAAAAGTGGTTTCTATAACATTCATTTCTTTCAAATCCAAAACGATTTAACTGTAAGCTTATGATTTGATGTTGTATAAAAACGTTTGTAAATCAGCTGATTTTTTAAGTATCGGAAAAACCTTTTCATCTCTCAATACCTCCCCTTCTCATCGTTGAATCGAAAACCTTCTGGTAAAAAGAAACCTTCTTCTTCCATCCATTGAAGATCTTCTGCTGTTCCCGCTTGAAAATGAGCAAAGGCTGTCTTATTGCGTCGAAAGCCATATTTTTCATAAAGCGTTAGAGTTTGCGGATGGGTGTAAAGAATAATATTTAAACCTTTTAGTTGCTCCAATAAGTAAAGTATTATCGTGTGACCCACATGTTGTTT comes from Streptococcus troglodytae and encodes:
- a CDS encoding glutathione S-transferase C-terminal domain-containing protein, producing the protein MIKPKLRPIETKVEIDENGAFQRQKNHFTQPFGQGATDLKAESGKYRLFWAKGCHWSNRAAIVRELLGLEDAISINLVGHSKENVKYGWEFVYDEDHKDPVTGVQFLSELYYNADPDYQGRCTVPALVDVTSKKVVNNDYHRLTNYFEVAFKPFQKAGAPDLYPEELRAQIDDYNDNILFLNVNNGTYRMMFAQSLAAYNEAFDDFYNTLDTIEECLANNRFLFGDYVTDSDIRLFVTLARFDTHYYRNLGPIKHRIVDYPNLWAYARDLYSIPAFAHNTYFHSIARGWDKDKDKLFVDFNSRFADQIDFDAIWSQPQDRAVLSQTPEQKFLLH
- a CDS encoding glutathione S-transferase family protein encodes the protein MPTEFVAKEVDKSGRFIRQRNRFTTSFGDKEGQLPVEKNRYRLLVSYACPWAHRQLIVLKLLGLDDVISIGVVDPIRPTDVERTDWAFTLDEEGVDPVLKIHYLSDIYLKTDPTYQGRFTVPAVVDLKTDQLVNNDYFNLTRYWETQWTAFHKPDAPLLYPQALQSQIDDLNDIIFHEINNGVYKAGFATSQEAYEENFDLVFNRLDWLEKRLGQSRYLFGNQLTESDIRLYVTLARFDVAYYNGFNLNRNRLVDFPNLWAYARDLYSIPAFKETTHFDHIKKHYHLSATINPHQILPKGPDTNEWRQAQNRALLSKKEA